The Pecten maximus chromosome 14, xPecMax1.1, whole genome shotgun sequence genome includes a region encoding these proteins:
- the LOC117342618 gene encoding monocarboxylate transporter 12-B-like translates to MTAEDKRGSAPIDRGWAWVVMAAVMLSTFLEMGLYRSFGIFFVEFIETFGSSATMTSVISGVYLAGYSIFALVMMTYGLGKVSCRQSVMTGGVFLAVGYLLSSMATSIEAVILAQGVFTAIGSALIHGPSIVILSKYFDKRRGLSNSLAISCGSLGGLVLPILFHELVEMYNLNGALMITSGIILNCTLAGTLMRPIDQYKLESNDSFLTKEINSQDVEEAMNVSNGEDIQMLQNSRQNTRSISSTETIKKTTDINESSGSCISLTHIPNYTVDHEVQLTVDDIDNSKCALRCGILSQIFDCSLFKNSLFLIVLSAVCLGQIECALAHIFIPPYAKDQGIADSDIALIAGTIGIAEFVGRCLVSLLADVRCIERHVLISGSLIITGIVTHFVHLYDSLWTFVMFSVLYGIFSGVLVALYSPLCVDLLGADRMRKAYGISCSFTGIATGASAPLFGFLRDMTGSYVLSFHLMGGCAMIGGSVLLLLPWAKRYEDRKLKKNQIAKQIPCI, encoded by the exons ATGACTGCAGAAGACAAACGTGGCTCGGCCCCTATAGACAGGGGGTGGGCATGGGTCGTAATGGCAG CGGTCATGCTGTCAACATTTCTCGAGATGGGATTATACAGATcttttggtatattttttgTCGAGTTTATTGAGACTTTTGGATCGAGCGCTACCATGACGTCGGTGATATCAGGCGTATACTTAGCAGGATACAGCATTTTTG CGCTGGTTATGATGACGTATGGACTGGGAAAGGTAAGCTGTCGACAGTCAGTGATGACTGGGGGCGTCTTCCTAGCTGTCGGCTACCTCCTCTCAAGTATGGCTACCTCTATAGAAGCCGTAATCCTTGCTCAGGGAGTATTTACCG CGATCGGATCTGCCTTAATACACGGCCCAAGCATCGTGATACTCAGTAAATATTTCGACAAACGAAGAGGACTATCAAATAGTCTCGCTATCTCATGTGGAAGTTTAGGTGGCCTGGTATTACCCATTCTTTTTCACGAGTTAGTTGAAATGTATAACTTAAATGGCGCTTTGATGATAACTTCTGGCATTATTTTGAATTGTACTCTTGCTGGTACATTGATGCGGCCTATTGACCAATATAAATTGGAAAGTAATGATTCTTTCCTGACGAAGGAAATCAATAGTCAGGATGTGGAAGAAGCGATGAATGTGTCAAATGGTGAAGATATACAGATGTTACAGAACTCACGGCAAAACACGCGTTCTATTAGTTCAACTGAGACAATAAAGAAAACAACGGATATTAACGAATCTTCCGGAAGTTGTATAAGTTTAACTCATATACCAAATTATACAGTGGATCATGAAGTGCAGCTAACAGTTGATGACATAGACAATTCCAAATGTGCTTTGAGATGTGGAATTTTATCGCAGATATTTGACTGCAGCCTTTTCAAAAATTCACTTTTTTTGATAGTTTTAAGTGCAGTTTGTCTGGGTCAGATTGAATGTGCCCTTGCACACATTTTCATCCCACCATACGCGAAAGATCAGGGTATTGCTGACAGTGACATTGCTCTGATAGCTGGAACTATCGGGATCGCTGAATTTGTCGGCAGGTGCCTAGTTAGCTTGCTTGCCGACGTACGATGTATTGAGAGACATGTACTCATATCTGGTTCGTTAATAATAACTGGTATTGTCACCCACtttgtacacctgtatgatagtttgtgGACATTCGTGATGTTCTCAGTTCTGTATGGAATTTTCAGTGGGGTACTAGTTGCCCTATACTCTCCCCTCTGTGTTGACCTTTTGGGAGCTGACCGCATGAGGAAAGCGTATGGTATATCTTGTAGTTTTACCGGAATAGCAACAGGGGCATCGGCCCCATTATTTG GTTTTTTGAGGGATATGACAGGTTCTTATGTTCTGTCATTCCACCTAATGGGAGGATGTGCAATGATTGGTGGGAGTGTTCTACTGTTGCTACCCTGGGCGAAAAGATATGAGGACCGGAAGTTGAAGAAAAATCAAATAGCTAAACAAATTCCATGTATATAG
- the LOC117342630 gene encoding uncharacterized protein LOC117342630, protein MRKSEGHRTEKPDQKGDQLQVDDKKSGTWTHGKCIECGKNVYFTQKCSRCMKMNFCSSKCLRQNWRGHKPYCAAVKEEDSKINTTDGLQPQGAFVSGATIDEVRPQEAFVSGTTTEDVVRPQEAFVSGTTTDEVRPQEAYVSGTTTDEVRPQEAFVSGTTTDEVRPQEAFVSGTTTDVVRPQEAFVSGTTTDDVVRPQEAFVSGTTTDEVRPQEAFVSRTTTDEVRPQEAFVSGTTTDAVRPQEAFVSGTATDDVVRPQEAFVSGTTTDEVRPQEAFVSGTTTDEVRPQEAFVSGTTTDEVRPQGAFVSGTTTEEVRPQGAFVSGTSRQIGFQKAKKQSRGTFVNSTLIQYIPQIRRNLCGIRETCASTYFVGIISRINEDCTKCINLQDEIGNEVQVMFVLERDGGKFHFCWDDVVPGRYLCIKDPFIDYSERLMLVNQASNVRILSVKLDTTGRCN, encoded by the exons ATGAGGAAATCCGAAGGACACCGAACTGAAAAACCTGATCAAAAAGGTGATCAACTCCAAGTTGACGACAAAAAATCCGGAACCTGGACACACGGGAAGTGTATTGAATGTGGAAAGAATGTTTATTTTACGCAGAAATGCAGTCGTTGTATGAAAATGAATTTCTGTTCCAGTAAATGTCTACGTCAGAATTGGAGAGGACATAAGCCGTATTGTGCTGCTGTCAAGGAGGAAGATTCCAAAATCAATACAACAGATGGACTACAACCACAGGGAGCCTTTGTATCAGGGGCTACAATAGATGAAGTACGACCACAGGAAGCCTTTGTATCGGGGACCACAACAGAAGATGTAGTACGACCACAGGAAGCCTTTGTATCGGGGACCACAACAGATGAAGTACGACCACAGGAAGCCTATGTATCGGGGACTACAACAGATGAAGTACGACCACAGGAAGCCTTTGTATCGGGGACTACAACAGATGAGGTACGACCACAGGAAGCCTTTGTATCGGGGACTACAACAGATGTAGTACGACCACAGGAAGCCTTTGTATCGGGGACTACAACAGATGATGTAGTACGACCACAGGAAGCCTTTGTATCGGGGACCACAACAGATGAAGTACGACCACAGGAAGCCTTTGTATCGAGGACTACAACAGATGAAGTACGACCACAGGAAGCCTTTGTATCGGGGACTACAACAGATGCAGTACGACCACAGGAAGCCTTTGTATCGGGGACCGCAACAGATGATGTAGTACGACCACAGGAAGCCTTTGTATCGGGGACTACAACAGATGAAGTACGACCACAGGAAGCCTTTGTATCGGGGACCACAACAGATGAAGTACGACCACAGGAAGCCTTTGTATCGGGGACTACAACAGATGAAGTACGACCACAGGGAGCCTTTGTATCGGGGACTACAACAGAGGAAGTACGACCACAGGGAGCCTTTGTATCTGGGACCAGCAGACAAATCGGGTTTCAAAAGGCAAAGAAACAAAGTCGGGGTACTTTTGTTAATTCCACTCTGATACAATACATTCCACAGATCCGGCGCAATCTTTGCGGAATTCGAGAAACGTGTGCATCAACATATTTTGTTGGTATTATATCACGAATCAATGAAGATTGCACAAAGTGCATTAACTTGCAG GATGAAATTGGAAACGAAGTACAAGTGATGTTTGTTCTTGAGAGAGATGGCGGCAAGTTTCACTTCTGTTGGGATGACGTAGTTCCGGGTCGTTATCTGTGTATAAAAGATCCATTCATCGACTACTCTGAAAGGCTGATGCTGGTAAATCAGGCTTCAAATGTTCGTATTTTGAGTGTTAAGCTGGATACTACAGGTAGATGCAATTAA
- the LOC117341793 gene encoding uncharacterized protein LOC117341793 — MATRDSEAVEGYMYDLNSDSGRARKFSEKGMQYNMEQLDKKYKSLCRSERYLKEIATEDDEPLDIVRKKYSMWMSEFEKYLELYDILLPQVSSHEHDELIQRFNENYGSAKQFKSWIENYISSRSAMTLSKNTLSVAEELSVAGEKIDQGIVKKTDPEADDNVSVSSTASSYASLKRIKEEQVRVELETRKLALSKKHEIELAKLSLKLKEEELELDTGIAVAQARSGVLDKYDSNENLNDSVDQALAFEQPRFTSPKPRPLPVRFTDESVCASPPPVLYDRPRPHMTGVAEVSSRTLPEQYVDSSHSQTVVQSVVQHLRKPVAEVKKFSGDPLEYRRFIRQFHSKVVINTDDDDERMNYLEQLTFGDAHKVVSGFSHLNGDKAYKAAMSQLEDRYGDEEVIATAFIKKALDWPTIRPGDPKALDDFSLFLVDCDNAVGTKSNGVLDYSDNIKKLMLKLPFYLHDKWRNQVYKYKEAKRKVRFQDLMKFVKAEAKKVNDPTYGSNATGTSRPKTQTKIARSSNAVPEIVTDSIPESTSETVPPPGPNYKCFFCDSTSHSLDSCKKITAKPMNERVNFIKEKGLCFGCLKKGHLSKRCRNRSKCGICKKCHPSILHNEESSSVVSVSNASTGYAIAKEDQKGDVSCAMAIVPVRIRLRDKPHSIETYAFLDTGSSASFCTETVMKQLGARGKKTQLTLSTMGEPFIMNTFSISGLQVSDIDSENAIDLPRVFTKEKMPVSKKHIPTQAEVSRWEHLAKVSLAEPNCEIGLMIGSNVPDAYSPIEILAGPSGSPHATRTKLGWVVWNVLRESGTIGVNRVHIQDESGEDIEDMVKRSMNMDFPERLIDDRKENSREDKQFLDMAENSIYKDGEHYCVSLPFRNKVTILPDNSVIAKRRLRSIENRFKADTKFKEDYTTFMETLLEKGHAEPAPVGFDKGKVWYIPHHGVYHKKKNKIRVVFDCSARYQGVSLNDNLLQGPDLTNNLLGVLMRFREGPVAVIGDIEAMFYQVKVPVNERDYLRFYWWPNGNTANEPRSYRMTVHLFGASSSPSVCNFALQKTAEDSQKRFPQEVQDTLKRNMYVDDCLTSVATEKKAISLIHDVTQMCKSGGFRLTKWTSNSDVVVESIPEGDRAQEVKLWSLDSKPPIERALRVYWFMENDSLGFQIQMKDKPVTRRGILSVTSSVYDPLGIASPFVLKAKSILQRLCRDGKGWDEEITGKDLKDWTDWLLQLPELEHVTIDRCYKGKNLGKVTSCQLHGFADASDIGYGMVFYLRLVDVTGKIHCSFLFGKARVAPLKAVTIPRMELTAASSLVKLVRMVTKQLNYNIDRFFFWTDSTSVLRYIANKNLRFHTFVANRIALIHEATSEDDWYYINTKENPADVASRGTSISKLPDLWTRGPMFLWKSEREWPVVEKDVKITDKENDPEIRTTACATSVVLDTNSGVENLFDYYSNFNKLRRATGWLMRAMDNLQGAVERSRQIKQDISSSESDPVKRDQKIKLALSKERQDRLLKGQKNLRTACLSVDILERAEAALIKYEQRKYFAAESKILHQDNGVQSRKLKKTSKLFKMAPFVKDGVIRVGGRLERAEISYDAKHPVVLPRESVVSRLVVDDAHRSCGHLGKNTVLAFIREKYWIVGARTLVKSILSKCVTCRKYRAPCVEQKMANLPAERLAADQPPFSRTGMDFFGPFELKRGRSVVKRYGVLFTCLVTRAVHLEVAASLDTDSCINSIRRFIARRGKPVFIRSDNGTNLVGAQREMKENIQKWNTDKIRDNMLQISIQWEFNPPSGSHFGGVWERLIRSVRQVLYSVMHEQNAKLDDEGLQTLFCEVEAILNGRPLTEASDNVTDLRVLTPNHLLLLQPGEYFPPATFVATDNYARRRWRQIQYLSDIF; from the coding sequence ATGGCTACTAGAGACAGTGAAGCTGTAGAAGGTTACATGTATGACTTAAATTCAGATTCTGGACGGGCCAGAAAATTTAGTGAGAAAGGCATGCAGTACAATATGGAACAACTTGACAAAAAATACAAGTCTCTATGTAGGTCAGAGagatatttaaaagaaatagccACTGAAGATGACGAACCTTTGGATATTGTGCGTAAAAAATACAGTATGTGGATGAGTGAGTTCGAAAAATATTTGGAACTGTATGACATTTTGCTGCCCCAAGTCTCTTCCCATGAGCATGATGAGCTTATTCAAAGGTTCAATGAGAATTATGGTTCTGCGAAACAATTCAAAAGTTGGATTGAGAACTACATTTCTTCGCGGAGTGCTATGACATTGAGTAAGAACACTTTATCTGTAGCCGAAGAGTTGAGTGTGGCTGGCGAGAAAATAGACCAAGGCATTGTAAAGAAAACTGATCCAGAAGCCGATGATAATGTATCCGTTTCCAGTACTGCCAGTTCATACGCGTCTCTGAAACGTATCAAAGAAGAACAGGTTAGGGTAGAATTAGAGACAAGGAAACTAGCGTTATCAAAGAAACATGAAATTGAGTTAGCTAAGTTGTCGCTAAAGCTCAAAGAGGAAGAGCTGGAACTTGATACCGGTATAGCTGTCGCTCAAGCGAGAAGCGGAGTACTCGACAAGTACGACTCAAATGAAAATCTTAATGATTCAGTTGACCAGGCTCTTGCGTTCGAGCAACCGCGATTTACCTCCCCTAAGCCGCGACCATTGCCTGTACGATTTACAGATGAAAGTGTTTGTGCAAGTCCCCCTCCAGTCCTATATGATAGACCTAGACCACATATGACTGGTGTAGCAGAAGTGTCATCGAGAACACTACCTGAACAATATGTTGATTCGTCCCATTCACAAACCGTAGTTCAGTCGGTAGTTCAACATTTAAGAAAACCTGTGGCAGAGGTAAAGAAGTTTAGTGGAGATCCTCTAGAATATCGCAGATTTATTCGTCAATTTCACTCGAAGGTTGTAATCAACACTGATGATGACGATGAAAGGATGAACTACCTTGAACAACTTACATTCGGAGATGCACATAAAGTGGTGTCAGGATTCAGCCATCTTAACGGCGACAAGGCTTATAAGGCAGCCATGAGTCAGCTGGAGGATCGCTATGGCGATGAGGAAGTTATAGCGACAGCTTTCATCAAGAAAGCATTAGACTGGCCCACCATTCGTCCTGGAGACCCGAAGGCACTCGATGACTTCTCTTTGTTTCTTGTAGATTGTGATAATGCAGTTGGCACAAAATCAAATGGCGTTCTTGACTACTCGGACAATATTAAGAAATTAATGCTCAAACTACCCTTCTATCTGCATGATAAATGGAGGAACCAAGTATACAAGTACAAGGAAGCGAAGAGGAAGGTTCGGTTCCAAGACTTGATGAAGTTTGTGAAGGCAGAGGCTAAGAAAGTCAACGACCCTACGTATGGAAGTAATGCCACTGGGACTTCAAGACCAAAGACTCAGACAAAGATTGCACGTTCCAGCAATGCAGTTCCAGAGATTGTTACAGATTCTATACCTGAGAGCACCAGTGAGACTGTACCTCCTCCAGGCCCGAATTATAAGTGTTTCTTCTGTGACTCTACTTCCCATTCTCTGGATTCTTGCAAAAAGATAACTGCCAAACCTATGAACGAAAGAGTCAACTTCATTAAAGAAAAGGGATTATGCTTTGGCTGTCTCAAGAAAGGCCACTTGTCGAAGAGATGCCGTAATCGTTCCAAGTGCGGCATATGCAAAAAATGTCATCCATCTATCTTACACAACGAAGAAAGCTCGTCAGTTGTTAGTGTATCGAATGCCAGTACTGGTTATGCTATCGCAAAAGAAGATCAAAAGGGGGATGTGTCTTGTGCCATGGCGATAGTCCCAGTTAGAATTCGCTTGCGTGATAAACCTCATAGTATAGAGACATACGCATTCTTGGATACAGGTAGTAGTGCTTCGTTTTGCACCGAGACAGTTATGAAACAGCTTGGAGCTAGAGGTAAGAAGACACAGCTTACACTGAGTACAATGGGTGAGCCATTTATCATGAACACATTTTCCATCAGTGGACTGCAAGTAAGTGACATTGACTCGGAAAATGCTATTGATCTTCCGCGAGTGTTCACGAAGGAGAAAATGCCCGTGTCTAAGAAGCACATCCCAACACAAGCAGAGGTGTCAAGGTGGGAACACTTAGCAAAGGTTTCACTAGCTGAGCCTAACTGTGAGATAGGTTTGATGATTGGCAGCAACGTACCAGATGCCTACTCGCCTATTGAGATACTTGCAGGCCCTAGTGGATCACCACATGCCACAAGAACTAAGCTCGGATGGGTGGTCTGGAATGTTCTTCGAGAAAGTGGTACTATAGGTGTCAACAGAGTTCACATTCAGGATGAGTCTGGAGAAGACATCGAAGACATGGTTAAGAGATCTATGAACATGGATTTCCCTGAGCGTCTTATTGACGATAGAAAAGAAAACTCGAGGGAGGACAAACAATTTTTGGATATGGCTGAAAACTCTATTTATAAGGATGGAGAACATTACTGCGTTTCGTTGCCATTTCGTAACAAGGTCACTATTTTGCCTGATAACTCGGTAATAGCTAAACGGAGATTACGCAGCATTGAGAACAGGTTCAAGGCAGATACCAAGTTCAAAGAAGATTACACTACCTTCATGGAAACACTGTTGGAGAAAGGTCATGCGGAACCAGCACCTGTGGGATTTGACAAAGGAAAGGTCTGGTACATTCCTCATCATGGTGTATACCACAAGAAAAAGAACAAGATTCGAGTTGTGTTTGATTGCTCTGCGCGATATCAAGGTGTCTCCCTTAACGACAACTTACTCCAGGGACCTGACCTTACAAACAATCTTCTTGGTGTGTTGATGCGATTCCGGGAGGGACCAGTGGCTGTCATTGGAGACATTGAAGCGATGTTCTATCAGGTGAAGGTCCCAGTAAATGAAAGAGACTATCTGCGATTTTACTGGTGGCCCAACGGGAATACTGCGAATGAGCCAAGGAGCTACAGGATGACGGTTCACCTGTTTGGAGCCTCATCATCTCCCAGTGTTTGCAACTTTGCTCTTCAGAAAACTGCAGAGGACAGTCAAAAACGGTTTCCCCAAGAAGTTCAGGACACACTGAAAAGAAATATGTATGTCGATGATTGTCTGACCTCCGTTGCTACAGAGAAGAAGGCGATTAGTCTTATACATGATGTGACTCAAATGTGTAAATCCGGAGGATTCCGACTTACCAAATGGACGAGTAACAGTGATGTGGTTGTGGAATCTATTCCAGAGGGTGATCGTGCCCAAGAAGTCAAGTTGTGGAGTCTGGATAGTAAGCCACCTATCGAAAGAGCTCTCAGAGTTTATTGGTTCATGGAGAATGACTCCCTTGGATTCCAAATTCAGATGAAAGACAAGCCCGTTACTAGAAGAGGTATTCTATCAGTAACCAGCTCAGTGTACGATCCTTTAGGAATTGCATCCCCGTTTGTTCTTAAGGCCAAGTCAATTCTGCAAAGACTTTGTAGGGATGGTAAGGGATGGGATGAGGAGATCACAGGAAAAGATCTGAAGGACTGGACCGATTGGCTGCTTCAGCTACCTGAACTAGAGCATGTTACCATTGATCGGTGTTACAAAGGGAAAAACCTCGGCAAGGTAACCTCCTGTCAACTTCATGGTTTCGCAGATGCAAGTGACATTGGATATGGAATGGTATTCTATCTTCGACTCGTTGATGTCACTGGAAAGATCCACTGCTCGTTCTTGTTCGGGAAGGCGAGAGTCGCACCACTGAAGGCAGTGACTATACCCCGGATGGAACTTACAGCTGCCTCTTCTCTAGTGAAGTTGGTCAGGATGGTGACAAAACAGCTGAATTACAACATAGATCGATTCTTCTTTTGGACTGACAGCACTTCAGTCTTAAGGTATATCGCAAACAAGAATTTGCGCTTCCACACGTTCGTAGCTAACCGCATTGCTCTTATCCACGAAGCTACGTCGGAAGATGACTGGTATTACATCAACACTAAGGAGAATCCAGCTGATGTTGCATCAAGAGGAACGAGCATTTCGAAGTTGCCTGACCTGTGGACTCGTGGACCAATGTTCCTCTGGAAATCCGAACGTGAATGGCCCGTTGTGGAAAAGGATGTTAAGATCACGGATAAAGAGAATGATCCTGAAATAAGGACGACTGCGTGCGCTACATCAGTTGTTTTAGACACAAACAGTGGTGTCGAAAATCTTTTCGACTATTACTCCAACTTTAATAAGCTTAGGAGAGCTACTGGATGGCTTATGAGAGCTATGGACAACCTGCAGGGAGCTGTTGAGAGGAGCCGGCAGATAAAACAGGACATCAGCAGTTCAGAATCTGATCCTGTGAAACGCGACCAGAAAATAAAGTTAGCATTGTCGAAAGAGAGACAGGATAGACTTCTCAAAGGACAGAAAAACCTTCGTACAGCGTGCCTGTCTGTGGATATTCTGGAACGAGCTGAAGCCGCGTTGATTAAGTATGAGCAACGAAAGTACTTCGCAGCCGAAAGCAAGATCCTTCACCAGGACAATGGTGTTCAGTCGCGAAAACTCAAAAAGACTTCGAAATTATTCAAGATGGCCCCCTTTGTTAAAGATGGTGTCATTCGCGTAGGAGGTCGTCTTGAAAGAGCTGAAATTTCGTATGATGCAAAACACCCAGTGGTGTTGCCTAGGGAATCTGTCGTATCGAGACTCGTTGTGGATGATGCCCACAGATCATGTGGTCACTTAGGAAAGAACACTGTTCTTGCATTCATTCGAGAAAAATATTGGATTGTTGGTGCTCGCACTCTGGTGAAATCTATTCTTTCCAAATGTGTGACTTGTAGGAAATACAGAGCTCCATGTGTTGAGCAAAAGATGGCAAACTTACCCGCAGAGCGACTCGCAGCTGATCAGCCTCCTTTCAGCAGAACTGGGATGGATTTCTTCGGACCCTTTGAACTGAAACGTGGAAGGAGTGTGGTAAAGCGATATGGGGTATTGTTTACCTGTCTTGTGACTCGTGCGGTCCATTTAGAAGTTGCTGCGTCGCTCGATACAGATTCTTGCATCAACTCCATTCGACGATTTATCGCTCGCAGAGGAAAACCTGTATTTATTAGATCGGATAACGGAACCAACCTTGTCGGTGCTCAACGAGAAATGAAGGAAAATATTCAGAAATGGAACACAGACAAAATTCGTGATAACATGTTGCAGATTAGCATTCAGTGGGAATTCAATCCTCCCTCCGGTTCTCACTTCGGCGGAGTCTGGGAAAGACTCATTAGGTCTGTGAGACAGGTGTTGTACTCTGTTATGCATGAGCAGAATGCGAAACTGGATGACGAAGGACTTCAGACACTCTTTTGTGAGGTAGAGGCTATCTTAAATGGACGCCCGTTAACTGAAGCATCGGATAACGTAACTGACCTACGGGTTTTGACCCCAAACCATCTGCTATTACTTCAGCCTGGAGAGTATTTCCCACCTGCAACATTCGTCGCCACGGATAACTATGCCAGAAGGAGGTGGAGACAGATACAATACCTTTCAGATATTTTCTGA